Proteins from a genomic interval of Haemorhous mexicanus isolate bHaeMex1 chromosome Z, bHaeMex1.pri, whole genome shotgun sequence:
- the SLC30A5 gene encoding proton-coupled zinc antiporter SLC30A5 — MEQPYGGQALAAGGALGPVDVPSARLTRYIVLLCFAKVLKAVGLFEAYDLLKVVHLVQFIFVVQLGSAFFMVLFQKPFSSGKVVTKRQWIKIFKHAVVGCIISLLWFFGLTLCGPLRTLLLFEHSDVVVLSLLSVLFTSSGGGPAKTRGAAFFIIAIICLLLFDNDDLMAKIAEHPEGHHDSALTHVLYTIIAFLGVADHKGGVLLLVLALCCKVGFHMASRKLSVDVGGAKRLQALSHLVSVLLLCPWVIVLSLTTESKVESWSSLIMPFITVIFFVVILDFYVESICSVKMEASTCARYGSFLIFISALLFGNFWTHPITDQLRAMNKPPHHESTEHVLSGGVVVSAVFFVLSANILSSPSRKGQKGTLIGYSPEGTPLYNFMGDALQQSSQSLPRFIKESLKQILEEYDSRQIFYFLCLNLAFTFVELFYGVWTNSLGLISDGFHMLFDCSALVMGLFAALMTRWKATRIFSYGYGRVEILSGFINGLFLMVIAFFVFMESVARLVDPPDIDTNMLTPVSVGGLIVNLVGICAFSHAHSHGASRGGCPTHDHSHSHHGHSHSHGHGHSHSDHGHGHGHSHGSSGGGMNTNMRGVFLHVLADTLGSVGVIVSTIFIQQFGWLIADPLCSLFIATLIFLSVIPLLKDACQVLLLRIPPEQEKDLHAALEKIQKIEGVISYRDPHFWCHSATVVAGTIHVQVVSDVMEQRIVQQVTAILKDAGVNNLTVQVEKEAYFQHMSGLSTGFQDVLAMTQQLESMKYYKDGTYIM; from the exons ATGGAGCAGCCGTATGGCGGGCAGGCCCTAGCCGCCGGCGGCGCGCTGGGGCCTGTGGATGTGCCCAGCGCCCG GCTGACTCGGTACATCGTGCTGCTGTGCTTCGCCAAGGTTTTGAAAGCCGTGGGGCTGTTTGAAGCCTATGATCTTCTGAAAGTGGTCCACCTCGTGCAGTTTATCTTCGTAGTGCAGCTGGG GTCTgctttttttatggttttgtttcaaaaacCATTCTCGTCTGGAAAAGTGGTAACCAAGCGTCAG TGGATCAAAATTTTTAAGCATGCTGTTGTTGGATGTATCATTTCACTCTTATGGTTTTTTGGCCTTACACTGTGTGGACCATTGAG GACATTATTACTGTTTGAGCACAGTGATGTGGTTGTGCTGTCACTCCTTAGTGTCTTGTTCACAAGCTCAGGTGGAGGACCAGCAAAG ACAAGAGGTGCTGCATTTTTCATCATAGCTATCATCTGCTTGCTACTTTTTGATAATGACGACCTCATGGCTAAAATAGCAGAACATC ctgAGGGGCATCATGACAGTGCTCTTACTCATGTTCTGTATACAATCATTGCTTTCCTAGGTGTGGCAGATCACAAG GGTGGAGTACTGCTTTTGGTACTGGCATTATGCTGCAAGGTTGGTTTTCATATGGCATCCCGAAAACTATCTGTAGATGTAGGTGGAGCCAAGCGTCTTCAGGCTTTGTCCCATCTTGTTTCCGTCCTTCTGTTGTGCCCATGGGTTATTGTTCTCTCTCTGACAACAGAG aGTAAAGTAGAGTCTTGGTCTTCTCTCATCATGCCTTTCATAACAGTCATCTTCTTTGTTGTGATCCTGGATTTCTACGTGGAGTCCATATGCTCTGTGAAGATGGAAGCTTCCACATGTGCTCGATATGgatcttttcttattttcattagTGCACTACTTTTTGGAAACTTTTGGACGCATCCAATAACAGACCAGCTTCGAGCTATGAACAAGCCACCACACCATGAAAGCACAGAGCATGTTCTTTCTGGAGGGGTGGTAGTGAGTGCTGTCTTCTTTGTTTTAT CTGCCAATATCCTGTCCTCCCCCTCCAGGAAAGGGCAGAAGGGTACCCTTATTGGCTATTCCCCTGAAGGCACTCCTCTCTATAACTTCATGGGTGATGCATTACAGCAAAGCTCCCAGTCATTGCCCCGGTTTATTAAGGAGTCACTGAAACAAATCCTTGAGGAGTATGATTCTCGGCAGATCTTCTATTTCTTGTGCCTAAATCTG gCTTTCACTTTTGTGGAGCTTTTTTATGGAGTATGGACCAATAGCCTTGGTCTTATTTCTGATGGATTTCATATGCTTTTTGATTGTTCTGCATTAGTGATGGGGCTTTTTGCAGCTCTGATGACAAGGTGGAAAGCAACTCGCATATTTTCATATGG GTATGGACGGGTAGAAATTCTCTCTGGATTTATTAATGGCCTCTTTCTGATGGTGATTGCTTTCTTTGTCTTCATGGAATCAGTGGCAAGACTGGTAGATCCTCCAGATATAGATACAAATATGCTAACT CCGGTCTCTGTTGGAGGGCTGATCGTGAACCTTGTTGGTATCTGCGCTTTCAGCCACGCGCACTCCCACGGGGCTTCACGGGGAGGCTGTCCCACACATGATCACAGCCATTCTCACCAtggccacagccacagccacggGCACGGCCATTCCCACAGTGACCATGGCCACGGCCATGGACATTCCCATGGATCTTCTGGAGGAGGCATGAACACCAACATGAGAG gtGTGTTTCTGCATGTGTTAGCAGACACTCTTGGCAGTGTTGGTGTTATCGTATCCACAATATTTATTCAGCAATTTGGATGGCTCATAGCTGATCCGCTCTGCTCTCTCTTTATTGCTACATTGATTTTTCTTAGTGTTATCCCACTATTGAAAGATGCCTGTCAAGTGCTTTTGTTGAGGATACCTCCAGAACAGGAGAAAGATCTGCATGCTGCTTTAGAAAAG ATTCAAAAAATAGAGGGAGTTATATCCTACAGAGATCCTCATTTTTGGTGTCATTCTGCAACTGTTGTGGCAGGCACAATTCATGTGCAAGTCGTATCAGATGTGATGGAACAGAGAATTGTACAGCAG GTCACAGCAATTCTGAAAGATGCTGGTGTAAACAACTTAACGGTCCAAGTGGAGAAAGAAGCTTATTTTCAACACATGTCTGGACTCAGTACAGGATTTCAGGATGTCCTTGCAATGACTCAGCAGCTAGAATCCATGAAATACTACAAAGATGGTACTTACATCATGTGA